A single genomic interval of Microbacterium sp. zg-Y1090 harbors:
- a CDS encoding siderophore ABC transporter substrate-binding protein, with product MTLTSSRPLLAASLALATAVALTGCATADADADAAAAADPADTVTYSWDRNTAGEDEDPQFEATTVEVPKNPETIVVFDMASLDTIGALGGEVAGAPLDSVPDYLQDHLAADAFNAGTLFEADLVAIEAEQPDLIIIGGRSTALYDDLSEIAPTVDLSIAGSFQETLERNTTFLGEVLGAEDAAAEALAELEAGIEEAQAATAGAGTGLGLMVSGGRLSAMAPSEGNATGRNARGGLIYDVFGVEPVVEDVKAATHGEPVSFEFLLEHNPDFLWVVDRDAATGEENAQAAAAVLDNDIIKQTTAYQEDQIVYLDPTAWYIVFGGIDTTRIMIEDVLQIAE from the coding sequence ATGACGCTCACCTCGTCCCGGCCGCTGCTCGCGGCATCCCTCGCCCTCGCGACCGCCGTCGCGCTCACCGGCTGCGCCACCGCCGACGCCGATGCCGATGCCGCGGCCGCCGCCGACCCGGCCGACACCGTCACGTACTCGTGGGACCGCAACACCGCCGGCGAGGATGAGGATCCGCAGTTCGAAGCCACCACGGTCGAGGTGCCCAAGAACCCCGAGACGATCGTCGTGTTCGACATGGCGAGCCTCGACACCATCGGCGCCCTCGGCGGCGAGGTCGCCGGCGCCCCGCTGGACTCGGTCCCCGACTACCTGCAGGACCACCTGGCGGCCGACGCGTTCAACGCCGGCACGCTCTTCGAAGCCGACCTGGTCGCCATCGAGGCGGAGCAGCCTGATCTCATCATCATCGGCGGCCGCTCGACGGCCCTGTACGACGACCTCAGCGAGATCGCCCCGACCGTGGACCTCAGCATCGCCGGCTCCTTCCAGGAGACCCTCGAGCGCAACACGACGTTCCTCGGTGAGGTCCTCGGAGCCGAGGACGCCGCAGCGGAGGCGCTCGCCGAGCTCGAGGCGGGGATCGAAGAGGCACAGGCCGCCACCGCCGGCGCCGGAACGGGCCTGGGGCTCATGGTCTCCGGTGGCCGGCTCAGCGCGATGGCACCCTCGGAGGGCAACGCCACCGGCCGCAACGCCCGCGGCGGGCTGATCTACGACGTCTTCGGCGTCGAGCCCGTCGTCGAGGACGTCAAGGCGGCCACCCACGGCGAGCCGGTCTCGTTCGAGTTCCTCCTCGAGCACAACCCCGACTTCCTCTGGGTCGTCGATCGCGACGCCGCCACCGGCGAGGAGAATGCGCAGGCCGCGGCCGCCGTACTCGACAACGACATCATCAAGCAGACCACCGCATACCAGGAAGACCAGATCGTCTACCTCGACCCCACCGCCTGGTACATCGTCTTCGGCGGGATCGACACCACCCGCATCATGATCGAGGACGTCCTGCAGATCGCCGAATAG
- a CDS encoding ABC transporter permease, which produces MTATAVATTSTPAPARPRRTWVGVLIGVLLVVLGIVSLFVGVSDVSVATLLEGGADGTAAFLLVASRMPRTVAVVLVGASLGIAGLILQMLVRNKFVEPGTTGVSEFATLGMLVTIVLWPGMAIMGKMAVAAVFGLIGTWVFLRVIRAVPVRQLVLVPLVGIMLGGIVGAVTAFFAYRLDLLQSLGQWSQGSFASVMQGRYEYVWVAAVMVLVAWVAADRFSVIGLGEDFATNLGLNYRRVVAVGMVVVAVITASVLVTAGMIPFLGLVVPNIVSLIIGDNVRRSIPWVAGLGATFVLACDLIARTVRFPYEIPLSVVVGIVGAGLFLWLLLRKGSRAH; this is translated from the coding sequence GTGACTGCGACAGCCGTCGCGACGACGAGCACCCCCGCCCCTGCCCGCCCCCGGCGGACGTGGGTGGGGGTGCTCATCGGCGTGCTCCTGGTGGTGCTCGGCATCGTGAGCCTGTTCGTGGGGGTCTCCGACGTCTCGGTCGCCACCCTGCTCGAGGGCGGTGCCGACGGCACGGCGGCGTTCCTCCTCGTCGCGAGCAGGATGCCGCGCACGGTCGCCGTCGTGCTCGTCGGGGCATCGCTGGGCATCGCCGGGCTCATCCTGCAGATGCTCGTGCGCAACAAGTTTGTCGAGCCGGGCACGACAGGGGTGAGCGAGTTCGCCACCCTCGGCATGCTGGTGACCATCGTGCTGTGGCCGGGCATGGCGATCATGGGCAAGATGGCCGTCGCCGCGGTGTTCGGTCTCATCGGCACCTGGGTGTTCCTGCGGGTGATCCGGGCGGTCCCGGTGCGCCAGCTCGTGCTGGTTCCGCTGGTCGGCATCATGCTGGGCGGCATCGTCGGCGCGGTCACGGCGTTCTTCGCCTATCGGCTCGACCTGCTGCAGTCCCTGGGGCAGTGGTCGCAGGGCAGCTTCGCCTCGGTCATGCAGGGGCGCTACGAGTACGTCTGGGTCGCCGCCGTCATGGTGCTGGTGGCGTGGGTGGCCGCCGATCGGTTCAGCGTCATCGGGCTCGGCGAGGACTTCGCGACCAACCTCGGGCTGAACTACCGGCGCGTGGTCGCCGTCGGCATGGTCGTCGTCGCCGTCATCACCGCCTCGGTGCTCGTGACAGCCGGCATGATCCCGTTCCTCGGTCTCGTCGTTCCCAACATCGTCAGCCTCATCATCGGCGACAACGTGCGCCGCTCGATCCCGTGGGTGGCCGGCCTCGGCGCGACCTTCGTGCTCGCGTGCGACCTCATCGCGCGCACCGTGCGCTTCCCCTACGAGATCCCGCTCTCGGTGGTCGTCGGCATCGTCGGTGCGGGGCTGTTCCTCTGGCTGCTGCTGCGGAAGGGGAGCCGTGCGCACTGA
- a CDS encoding iron chelate uptake ABC transporter family permease subunit, with translation MRTDTAPAPAAVAGVRPPSRLASAWSRPGVRLAVLAAAVLVLAALYLFTAVPGSLGYAVKIRSVSVAGMVVVAVAVGVSTVVFHTITQNRILTPSIMGFDAFFMLISTVIVFGLGATTFLRADPVVLWLVQVAVMTAFSVFLFTWLFGGKRRSIHLMLLVGIVLGTFFRSLTEWMQRMLDPLDFQVLTDTGFASLTRPNETLLLLTGILVALGCLGVVPLLRTLDVLTLGEPTAVGLGVDHRRVVMALFAIVSVMVAASTALVGPILFFGLIVANLAYSYAGTFRHRFTLPAAALLGVVCLLGGQLLLERVLGFGGSLSMVIEFAGGLFFLFLVLRKGAR, from the coding sequence GTGCGCACTGACACCGCCCCCGCCCCTGCCGCTGTCGCCGGTGTGCGCCCGCCGTCGCGCCTGGCATCCGCATGGTCGCGACCCGGCGTGCGGCTCGCCGTGCTCGCCGCCGCCGTGCTCGTGCTGGCCGCCCTCTACCTCTTCACGGCGGTGCCCGGCTCGCTCGGCTACGCGGTGAAGATCCGCAGCGTCAGCGTCGCGGGCATGGTCGTCGTCGCCGTGGCGGTCGGGGTGTCGACGGTGGTGTTCCACACCATCACGCAGAACCGCATCCTGACGCCGTCGATCATGGGCTTCGACGCGTTCTTCATGCTCATCTCGACGGTCATCGTGTTCGGCCTCGGCGCGACGACCTTCCTGCGCGCCGACCCGGTGGTGCTGTGGCTCGTGCAGGTGGCCGTCATGACGGCGTTCAGCGTGTTCCTGTTCACCTGGCTGTTCGGCGGCAAGCGTCGGTCGATCCACCTCATGCTGCTGGTCGGCATCGTGCTGGGCACGTTCTTCCGCAGTCTCACCGAGTGGATGCAGCGGATGCTGGACCCGCTGGATTTCCAGGTGCTCACCGACACCGGGTTCGCCTCGCTGACCCGGCCGAACGAGACGCTGCTGCTGCTCACCGGCATCCTCGTCGCCCTCGGGTGCCTGGGGGTCGTGCCGCTCCTGCGCACCCTCGACGTGCTGACCCTCGGCGAACCGACGGCGGTGGGACTCGGGGTGGATCACCGCCGGGTCGTCATGGCCCTGTTCGCGATCGTCTCGGTGATGGTCGCGGCCTCCACCGCCCTCGTCGGCCCGATCCTCTTCTTCGGCCTCATCGTCGCCAACCTGGCCTACAGCTACGCCGGCACCTTCCGCCACCGGTTCACCCTGCCGGCCGCCGCCCTGCTGGGCGTGGTGTGCCTGCTCGGCGGACAGCTGCTGCTTGAGCGGGTGCTCGGGTTCGGCGGGAGTCTGTCGATGGTGATCGAGTTCGCCGGCGGACTGTTCTTCCTCTTCCTCGTGCTGCGAAAGGGGGCGCGATGA
- a CDS encoding iron ABC transporter ATP-binding protein — translation MIALDGVTKRYRGQAVLDDVTLTLGDAGVTALIGPNGAGKSTLFGLIGRLIPADGGTVTVDGVDVRTAASADLAKVLAVLRQDNHIAARLTVQDLVEFGRYPHSKGRMSADDRAHVDRALAYLDLDAFRGRFLDELSGGQRQRAFIAMVLAQDTKYVLLDEPLNNLDVRHMGEIMKLVRRMADELGKIVVVVLHDINFAAAYADRIVAMRDGRVVADAAVAEIMRPEVLAEVYETPVDVRQIDGRPVALYYR, via the coding sequence ATGATCGCGCTCGACGGTGTGACCAAGCGCTACCGCGGACAGGCGGTGCTCGACGACGTCACGCTCACCCTGGGGGATGCCGGGGTGACCGCCCTGATCGGCCCGAACGGTGCGGGCAAGTCGACGCTCTTCGGGTTGATCGGCCGTCTCATCCCCGCCGACGGCGGCACGGTCACTGTCGACGGCGTCGACGTGCGCACCGCCGCCTCGGCCGACCTCGCGAAGGTGCTCGCGGTGCTGCGGCAGGACAACCACATCGCCGCGCGGCTGACGGTGCAGGACCTCGTGGAGTTCGGGCGCTACCCGCATTCGAAGGGCCGGATGAGCGCCGACGACCGCGCGCACGTGGACCGCGCCCTCGCCTATCTCGACCTCGACGCGTTCCGCGGGCGCTTCCTCGACGAGCTGTCGGGCGGGCAGCGGCAGCGCGCGTTCATCGCCATGGTGCTGGCGCAGGACACCAAGTACGTGCTGCTGGACGAGCCGCTGAACAACCTCGATGTGCGGCACATGGGCGAGATCATGAAGCTCGTGCGCCGCATGGCCGACGAACTCGGCAAGATCGTGGTGGTCGTGCTGCACGACATCAACTTCGCCGCCGCCTACGCCGACCGCATTGTGGCGATGCGCGACGGCCGGGTCGTCGCCGACGCCGCGGTCGCCGAGATCATGCGGCCCGAGGTGCTGGCCGAGGTGTACGAGACGCCGGTGGACGTGCGGCAGATCGACGGGCGTCCGGTGGCGCTGTACTACCGCTGA
- a CDS encoding VOC family protein, translating into MAALNPYLSFRAQARAAMTFYQGVFGGDLQISTFGEFEGMAQDPSERELVMHSQLTTPDGFVLMGSDTPGALPYVAPAGIAVSLSGDDEAQLQRFWDALTGGGTVTLPFDPPPWGGRFGMLTDRFDVPWMVALNAPS; encoded by the coding sequence ATGGCCGCTCTCAACCCCTACCTGTCGTTCCGCGCTCAGGCGCGCGCCGCCATGACCTTCTACCAGGGGGTGTTCGGGGGCGACCTGCAGATCTCCACCTTCGGCGAGTTCGAGGGCATGGCGCAGGATCCCAGCGAGCGCGAGCTCGTCATGCACTCCCAGCTCACCACCCCCGACGGCTTCGTGCTCATGGGCTCCGACACACCGGGCGCGCTGCCCTACGTCGCCCCCGCGGGCATCGCGGTGTCCCTCAGCGGGGACGACGAGGCGCAGCTGCAGCGGTTCTGGGATGCCCTGACCGGCGGCGGCACCGTCACCCTGCCGTTCGACCCGCCGCCGTGGGGCGGTCGCTTCGGCATGCTCACCGATCGGTTCGACGTCCCCTGGATGGTGGCGCTGAACGCGCCGTCCTGA
- a CDS encoding DNA-3-methyladenine glycosylase family protein yields MSTVQAGRMPRTAALAPATAAAAAAARTTATATPPAHTPAVATAHAPAPGAARPLETEYRPRVPIDAARAIRYQRHGANDPAFAVDGSVLWRASRTPEGVATLAIRPDRSRIRAAAWGPGAEWALHQLPALCGGLDDPAGFDAGRHPLIAEVHRRHPDLRIGRTDLVFEALASAVIEQKVTGLQAFGAWRVLVTRFGERAPGPTPKAMFAPPSIDGWRHIPSWAWHRAGVEPPQARTIVETARRGASVVAAVMDAGAGEAVDRVLMSLRGIGIWTSAETRIRALGDPDAVSVADYHLAHEVGNALTGHRVDDDGMLELLEPWAGHRQRVIRLIYAGGVREQRRGPRLHPEDHRDR; encoded by the coding sequence ATGAGCACGGTGCAGGCGGGAAGGATGCCGCGCACGGCAGCACTCGCCCCGGCCACCGCGGCCGCGGCAGCAGCCGCACGCACCACCGCGACCGCGACGCCACCGGCACACACCCCCGCGGTCGCAACCGCACACGCCCCCGCGCCCGGGGCCGCGCGCCCACTCGAGACCGAGTACCGGCCGCGGGTCCCCATCGACGCCGCGCGGGCCATCCGGTACCAGCGCCACGGCGCGAACGACCCCGCCTTCGCGGTCGACGGATCGGTGCTGTGGCGCGCAAGCCGCACCCCCGAAGGCGTCGCGACCCTGGCCATCCGCCCCGACCGCAGCCGCATCAGGGCGGCGGCGTGGGGACCCGGAGCCGAGTGGGCCCTGCACCAGCTGCCCGCGCTGTGCGGCGGCCTCGACGACCCGGCCGGGTTCGACGCCGGGCGGCATCCGCTCATCGCCGAGGTGCACCGACGCCATCCCGACCTGCGCATCGGCCGCACCGACCTCGTCTTCGAGGCCCTCGCGAGCGCCGTGATCGAGCAGAAGGTCACCGGCCTGCAGGCGTTCGGCGCGTGGCGGGTGCTCGTGACCCGCTTCGGCGAGCGCGCTCCCGGCCCCACTCCGAAGGCCATGTTCGCGCCGCCGTCGATCGACGGCTGGCGGCACATCCCCAGCTGGGCGTGGCATCGCGCCGGCGTGGAGCCGCCGCAGGCGCGCACGATCGTCGAGACAGCACGTCGCGGCGCGTCGGTCGTCGCGGCGGTGATGGATGCGGGCGCCGGCGAGGCCGTCGACCGCGTGCTGATGAGCCTGCGCGGCATCGGCATCTGGACCTCCGCTGAGACGCGCATCCGTGCCCTCGGCGACCCCGACGCGGTGAGCGTCGCCGACTACCACCTGGCCCACGAGGTCGGCAACGCCCTGACCGGCCACCGCGTCGACGACGACGGGATGCTGGAGCTGCTGGAGCCGTGGGCCGGTCACCGCCAGAGGGTGATCCGACTGATCTACGCCGGTGGCGTGCGCGAGCAGCGGCGGGGTCCTCGACTGCACCCCGAGGACCACCGCGACCGCTGA